A single window of Aquarana catesbeiana isolate 2022-GZ linkage group LG10, ASM4218655v1, whole genome shotgun sequence DNA harbors:
- the LOC141110354 gene encoding chymotrypsin inhibitor-like isoform X2 → MKTFQAESERFNRKMKVSVTVLLCSLASSGPAPPPGGCPENEEFVSCGNKCLTTCKSRDVPLVCNRMCYIGCDCVQGYQRNSAGTCVQPEECS, encoded by the exons ATGAAGACATTTCAGGCTGAGAGTGAGAG aTTCAACAGAAAGATGAAAGTCAGTGTGACAGTTCTGCTTTGCAGTTTGG CATCAAGTGGTCCAGCTCCACCACCCG GGGGCTGTCCAGAGAATGAAGAATTTGTTAGCTGCGGCAACAAATGTCTGACTACATGCAAATCCAGGGACGTGCCACTAGTGTGCAACCGAATGTGCTACATCGGCTGCGACTGTGTGCAAGGATACCAGCGCAACAGTGCCGGCACCTGCGTCCAACCAGAGGAGTGcagctaa
- the LOC141110354 gene encoding chymotrypsin inhibitor-like isoform X1 has product MKTFQAESERFNRKMKVSVTVLLCSLVVCALLIGSASSGPAPPPGGCPENEEFVSCGNKCLTTCKSRDVPLVCNRMCYIGCDCVQGYQRNSAGTCVQPEECS; this is encoded by the exons ATGAAGACATTTCAGGCTGAGAGTGAGAG aTTCAACAGAAAGATGAAAGTCAGTGTGACAGTTCTGCTTTGCAGTTTGG tggtgtGTGCATTGCTCATTGGAAGTG CATCAAGTGGTCCAGCTCCACCACCCG GGGGCTGTCCAGAGAATGAAGAATTTGTTAGCTGCGGCAACAAATGTCTGACTACATGCAAATCCAGGGACGTGCCACTAGTGTGCAACCGAATGTGCTACATCGGCTGCGACTGTGTGCAAGGATACCAGCGCAACAGTGCCGGCACCTGCGTCCAACCAGAGGAGTGcagctaa